The genomic interval AGCTCACTCAAGAATGGGACGGCAGTGGTCCGCCGGCAAGCTCGTTCTGATCTTGGACGCAGTACATTGGAATCCTGAAGCACCACCACGAACGCTACCGCGCGCCCGCCTGCGGTGCGGTAAGGCACCACCCTCTTGTGCCAGCAGCCAACTCCGGCGTGTCAGCTTAGTTATCCTCATCAAGCCACTTACTTGATGTCTAGCTTCCCAACTGGTAGACCTTTCCTTTTCCCCCAGATCAATGAAGAAGAGAGACGTAAGTGGATTCTTCCGAAGAACCGGAAGCGAAGCGCTATGCCGGGGCGGGGGGACGGGAAAAGAAAGGGCTCCGAAGAAAGAAATTGGGGTTCCCAATGCTTCTCCACGCTCAACGAGATGCGCCAACCTCGGGATGCTTTACTCCTAACCCCACAAGGTTCCGAGACGGAGCTTAACCTGAGTCTCGGTTAAGAACGGCGATGATCTACGTTTCACACGGCGCACGATTCCATGGATAGTTTCATTCGACATCGTGATGGAGGACATAGCTTACGATCATCGGCTTTGATCATGCCACTAGGCATTTGATTAAGACATTGCACAATGATCCGAACACTTTGTCGCATCTCTTCGATACGAATACAGTAACGATCATAGCGATCTCCTCTGGTACCTACTGGTACGTCAGGATCCAATTGGTCATGAACATCGTAAGGTGCTGCTCTTCGCAAATCCCAGCATACCCCTGAACCTCTTAACATTACACCACTGAATCCCCAATCCTTTGCTTGCTGTGCAGTGACAGTACCAATATCCACTAATCGTTGTTTCCAGATACGGTTGCCGGTTGACATCTCTTCTAATTCGTCGATACGAGAAGAAAATTGTTGTGTGAAGGAATCAATATCTCGACATAAGCCAAGAGGCAGATCTTGTGCCACTCCACCTGGTCGTATGAAACTGGCATGCATCCTGGCTCCCGAGACTCTTTCATAGAATTCCAACAATTTCTCCCGCTCCTCAAAAGCCCACAGGAACGGAGTTGATGCTCCCACATCCATAGCATGAGTAGTTAAAGCAAGTGAATGATTTGAAATTCGAGTTATTTCACGGAATAACACTCGTATATATTGAGCTCGTAATGGTACCTCGCAATTCAAAAGTCTCTCTACGGCTGAAGAATGAGCGTGTTCTTGGGCCATCATAGAAACATAGATAGGGTCAACGACGGAACGAACAACGAAACTTTACGACAGCTTTTTCGTACACGTTCACTTGCATCACATACACAAGTGCTCTCTGAACCGGGCAATAAAGTCACCCATAACACGGCTCTCCCATTTGAGTTATCTTAGCCCCAGTCCATGCTATTCAATAATATTGGAAAAATGGCAGCGTAAGGGTCCGCCGAAGGAGTTGAAAGCTGGTCGCCTTTGGAATATGAGTAGGGCTCCTAGGTGGCGCGTTCGTGGAGGCAAACCGAAGGAAGAGCAAAAGGAAGGTTGGGTGCTTGTGGGGCGAGGCCACCCGGCCTCGAATGGGAGGGGGCTTAGCTCTGGATCCTCCCTACTTGCAGAAATGAATGGATCAGAAGGGGGTTTGGTTCTCTCTATTTCCGGGCCGGGCGGGAGGTGAAGGCCATAAGAGAAGATTGCCCTCCCGGTAAGGAAGAGGGGAAAAAAGTGCTGTCATCTATCTCGACCAGTTTCCCGAGGCGTTGGAAATCCAGACCGGCTCAGAGATTTATGGTGCCCTTCGTTTCGCCAACAAAGACAAAGAAGTCATCCTTGACAATTTCCCATTCCTTCCCTGCCGAGCCGCCTCTCTTCGCTATTCGATGCCTCCGCCTTCCCTTTCTATAACATACCCAGGCGCCCTCCTTTCCAATCACTAAGAAAAAATCCAATCAAAGCCCTATCTAAGTAAAGGTAAAGCTTCGTCTGTTATTTTTCCGACCCCAGGGGAGCGGCCCATTCCCTAGTCTCCCGCACTGCTCAAGGTTGTGTGCGACTCCATATGAGGACCTCCTTCTCTTCTGCCCACTCTCCGTTCACACGGTTCTCAAAGCAGAGGAGGAAGGGTGGGCAGCAGGTACCACGAGCCCTCTGTCCCACACATCTATCCAGAAGCAAGTGTAGTTCACCGGTTCCACCGAATGCTCCTATCTCTCGGCAAAGATCGTGTGAGTGTGCAGTTATGCTTCGGATGCTTCGCCATAGAATAGATCGACCCAGTTCCCGTTCTTTTCCGGTGCACTCGCTTTATATCTCCGACACACAAGGAAGGACGCGGTGGGAAGGAAGCAGCCCTAGCCTCTGTCCGGCCGATCATTCCGCTGGCATCTCGCATTCACGACCCCGTTTGACTGCCGCTCGGGGATGTAGTTGTAGATAGGTTAGTCTTAGTAGGTCGTTGGCTCCACCTGTTATCTCCTTCTACGACATGCTGTTGTCGTCGCCATATTCCATATGTCACTTAGTCATCTCTGCCTCGCTGCGGGTCAGCACCTCCGAAAGAAACGGAGGACTTCATTCAGTGACCCCGCGATCGCCCTCTGAACGATCAGAATAAGGTAAAGCTTGAAGATAAGTTTTGTACTCTATTAATTTCTCAGTCCCCCTAGTCGGGTGGGCGCCGGCCGGTCTTTCGACCAGATCCCCCTAAAAACCGTACGTGCGGGTCTCCCCGCATGCGGCTCACGCCATTCGACCTGTAGTGAAATTGAGACTGCTCGACCACGGAAGCTAATTCGCGTGTAGGCAGCGCTGTCTGTTGTACCTATCTATTCATTGAATTTGCTTTAttgcattttcaatttatatttatataggcTCGCTCCCTCTTTTTCCAAGAATTCATGCACTTCCCTTTACTCCATAGGGCCTTCTCGAATAGGGAAAAGCCTTCCATTTCCGTCAAATGACCCGGCCTCCCCTGGCTCTTCCACCGTCCGGTCTCCCTTTCCTCCCTATGCTATGCTCCCCCGGCGCAGGCCTACCACGCTTCGCGCCTGCGGCGTTTTCGCCAGACGGTCTTTGCCAGTAGTGCCATCCTCCCCGCTGGCTGTATGGGCGGGTTGTCCCTCGCTGCTGCGTTCTGTTAGGCTATGGATTACAGGAACAAATGTAGTTGAATGGAACAGCAGGCGGGTTACACGTTCCACTGTGCCGAGATGTAAGGTGCAGGTGGTGATGATCACCCCGGGGTATGCGCTAGCGCCCTTGACAGGCACTCCAGAACCCGCCAACGCTCGTGAAACCCGGGTCTCGGTCGGTCCTCCATTCATCCGACCGGAGGTGTGGATAACGAGGCCACCTTCACAACCTTCTCCCTTCTGTCCCTATGTAAGGTAGGGCGGTTCGCTTGAGTTGCTCAACCGCCCCTTAGCCCGGTGCTCATGACGCGCTACAGAACCTCCACCGTGCCGGGGGACCAAGCAGGGCATAGCTAGCGGCATAGGAGCCGACTCGGCATCAGCGGCTTCGTGCCGCACTGGAGTGATCCAATATGTGGTTCCGCACGTTCCACCACTTCTCCGTTCATTTCCAATACTAATCGTGAAACACCATGAGCAGCAGGATGTTGAGGTCCGAAATTCAAAGTGAAATTTTGGATTTGCCTGTTCCTAGTCGTCATGGGAAAGAAAGGCAGAAATAAGAAAGAAATAGATTATTCCCTGAGAGCTTGTCCAATACTACCAGTACCAGAAATGCATCTCCTTCGCCCGCGCGAGAGACTTCTATGCCAGCCGGGAATAACGGCTCTGTTATGAAAGAAAGCGGCAGACAGACTTACCTCTGCTAACTACTACGTTTTAGATAGACTGGAAGCTAGAGAGATACTAAGGTATAGTGCCGCTACCAGAGAAGGCTCTTTCATGCTAGGCGTCCAGACCTACTACGCCCGAGCCGCATCCCCGGCACACTTGCTATATCCACTAACGCTTCATACCACTTCATCCTACCTACTATACCTGATAGAAAGCCGTTCTATAACAATTCAAGACAACAAGAAAGcaagaaagaaaaagatagCGATCGCTTTGGGAGCGTCACGGGGGAGGAAGATAGAAAGGTAATCTATGACACCGGGGAGTTACGCTTTTATCCCGCCTCAGCTTCGCGGATGGGACGAGGGCGAGAGCTGAGCACGCACGCTCTATGCTTTTCCCCAGCTTCCCCTCTAGTAAAAGATTAGCTCGTACCCCCTGTGCCCAGGGATTCCTGGGGCATGAGTTAAGCATATAGTTGATTGCTCTTTCTTTCGATGTTGCGTTGGTACTTTTTTTTTGGAGTCTCTCTCTGTAGGCGTGCAAAACAAGAGAGCCACTGCTCTTCAGGGCGGTGAGGTGGACAATTCCTTACTCCAGCTTCAGAGGAGCATCTTTGCATGAATCAATACTAACTCTTCAGTCAGCTGACCTTCGATTTTGGAGATTAGAGCAGAAGAACTCCGTAACGGCGGAGAAGGGTTTCGCCTCGAATCCAAACGATTTATTGTCTTCTCTTAAGATAT from Salvia splendens isolate huo1 unplaced genomic scaffold, SspV2 ctg368, whole genome shotgun sequence carries:
- the LOC121789893 gene encoding NADH dehydrogenase [ubiquinone] iron-sulfur protein 2 yields the protein MMAQEHAHSSAVERLLNCEVPLRAQYIRVLFREITRISNHSLALTTHAMDVGASTPFLWAFEEREKLLEFYERVSGARMHASFIRPGGVAQDLPLGLCRDIDSFTQQFSSRIDELEEMSTGNRIWKQRLVDIGTVTAQQAKDWGFSGVMLRGSGVCWDLRRAAPYDVHDQLDPDVPVGTRGDRYDRYCIRIEEMRQSVRIIVQCLNQMPSGMIKADDRKLCPPSRCRMKLSMESSIHHFEPYTEGFSVPASSTYTAVEAPKGEFGVFLVSNGSNRPYRRKIRAPGFAHLQGLDSMSKHHMPADVVTIIGTQDIVSGEVDR